Proteins from a genomic interval of Hyalangium ruber:
- a CDS encoding cell surface protein: MKGLFGAGVALAAAAFLLPGLAEAQPIKLQRCNADSLDPAQAEKRLNWARRCGLLVNVGAAAPFDTYAPAANGGTLLEYQEDDINYNFFGQNTYTGEDDAYEINSSFINKLFLYGPTSQFMDGNGYYRWERPLARKKARPLYPTFGSEDDIDSTTNKQLWPHPSQLVDGSALNCNLYLNQAGTVLATGYNFFVNAYCEASCYTPEQRIRFPEGDVAIAEAVTQMKEDVVTLTPDSSLDNIALKTNKTHSYTAEFRDTEHPIVLLEMASGGKLSVTTEHPMINGEGRLVTAQTLKVGDELIKVDGSRDAIVKAEHTKYFGKVYNLRPATDDRVSNILVAEGYLVGSSLFQNDEVGYLNRILLHRVPQAVIP, from the coding sequence ATGAAGGGATTGTTCGGAGCTGGCGTCGCGTTGGCCGCAGCCGCTTTCCTGCTCCCAGGGCTTGCGGAAGCTCAGCCTATCAAGCTGCAGCGCTGCAACGCGGATAGCCTGGATCCAGCGCAGGCAGAGAAGCGCCTGAACTGGGCTCGCCGCTGTGGCCTGCTCGTCAACGTCGGGGCCGCAGCCCCCTTCGACACCTACGCGCCGGCCGCGAACGGTGGGACCCTGCTGGAGTACCAAGAGGATGACATCAACTACAACTTCTTCGGCCAGAACACCTACACGGGCGAAGATGATGCGTACGAGATCAACTCCTCGTTCATCAACAAGCTTTTCCTGTACGGCCCGACCTCGCAGTTCATGGATGGCAACGGGTACTACCGCTGGGAGCGCCCGCTAGCGCGCAAGAAGGCCCGTCCGCTCTACCCCACCTTCGGTAGCGAGGACGACATCGACAGCACCACCAACAAGCAGCTGTGGCCGCACCCCAGCCAGCTCGTCGATGGCAGCGCGCTCAACTGCAACCTCTACCTCAACCAGGCCGGCACGGTGCTGGCGACGGGCTATAACTTCTTCGTCAACGCCTACTGCGAGGCGTCCTGCTACACGCCCGAGCAGCGCATCCGCTTCCCTGAGGGGGATGTGGCCATCGCCGAGGCCGTCACCCAGATGAAGGAGGACGTCGTCACCCTGACGCCGGACTCCAGCCTGGACAACATCGCGCTGAAGACCAACAAGACCCACAGCTATACGGCGGAGTTCCGGGACACCGAGCACCCCATCGTGCTGCTGGAGATGGCCTCCGGTGGCAAGCTGAGCGTGACCACCGAGCACCCGATGATCAACGGCGAGGGCCGTCTGGTCACCGCTCAGACGCTCAAGGTCGGCGACGAGCTCATCAAGGTGGATGGCTCGCGTGACGCCATTGTGAAGGCCGAGCACACCAAGTACTTCGGCAAGGTGTACAACCTGCGCCCGGCGACGGACGACCGCGTCTCGAACATCCTGGTGGCCGAGGGCTATCTGGTCGGCTCCTCGCTCTTCCAGAACGATGAGGTCGGCTACCTCAACCGCATCCTCCTCCACCGGGTGCCGCAGGCTGTGATTCCCTGA
- a CDS encoding VOC family protein: MAKVTGIGGVFFKSKSDHKALSAWYQRHLGIALEPWGGAIIRWPEDKAEDKGLTVWNVAEKDSRWFSPSESSFMINYRVDDLDALIRQLKEGGVEILKGPESHENGKFAWLMDPDGNKVELWEPMLWDEKNKQP, from the coding sequence ATGGCGAAAGTGACGGGAATCGGCGGGGTGTTCTTCAAGTCGAAGAGCGATCACAAGGCGCTCTCCGCTTGGTATCAGCGCCACTTGGGGATCGCGCTCGAGCCGTGGGGCGGCGCGATCATCCGGTGGCCCGAGGACAAGGCCGAGGACAAGGGGCTCACCGTCTGGAACGTGGCGGAGAAGGACAGCCGCTGGTTCAGCCCGAGCGAGTCGAGCTTCATGATCAACTACCGGGTGGATGATCTCGACGCGCTGATCCGGCAGTTGAAAGAAGGTGGCGTGGAGATCCTCAAGGGACCGGAGTCGCACGAGAACGGCAAGTTCGCCTGGCTCATGGATCCCGACGGCAACAAGGTGGAGCTCTGGGAGCCGATGCTCTGGGATGAGAAGAACAAGCAGCCTTAG
- a CDS encoding siderophore-interacting protein: MTSAKAALQGVIGRLLFRDATVTRVEDLGPHFRRLVLSGPALRGVTWTPGDKLQIFLPGIGTRAYTPLRWDAGTGETELLAYLHGEGPGSQWARTVKPGAAIQVFGPRGSLVVGGTPPAVVIGDETSLALARANGAPERTVLEVTDTGETRAALDALGLSGATLVARQSNEAHREVLVEAVANALQAHPGAPLVLSGRAAAIQGVRQGLKARGIGLASVKAKAYWAPGKVGLD, encoded by the coding sequence ATGACTTCCGCCAAAGCCGCCCTCCAGGGCGTCATCGGCCGCCTGCTCTTCCGTGACGCCACGGTCACCCGCGTTGAGGACCTTGGCCCCCATTTCCGAAGGCTGGTGCTTTCGGGTCCCGCCTTGCGTGGAGTGACCTGGACGCCAGGCGACAAGCTCCAAATCTTCCTGCCGGGCATCGGTACGAGGGCCTACACGCCCCTGCGCTGGGATGCGGGCACGGGTGAGACCGAGCTGCTCGCGTATCTGCACGGAGAAGGGCCGGGCTCGCAGTGGGCGAGGACGGTCAAGCCTGGGGCGGCGATCCAGGTCTTCGGACCGCGAGGCTCGCTCGTTGTCGGCGGTACTCCGCCGGCGGTGGTCATCGGCGACGAGACGAGCCTGGCGCTGGCGAGGGCCAATGGCGCGCCCGAGCGGACGGTGCTCGAGGTCACCGACACGGGAGAGACGCGAGCGGCCCTCGACGCGCTGGGTCTCAGCGGCGCGACGCTAGTCGCCCGCCAGTCGAACGAAGCTCACCGCGAGGTGCTGGTCGAAGCGGTAGCCAACGCGCTGCAGGCGCACCCGGGGGCTCCACTCGTCCTCTCGGGACGCGCGGCAGCCATCCAGGGCGTGCGCCAGGGGCTCAAGGCCCGAGGGATTGGCCTGGCGAGTGTCAAAGCCAAGGCGTACTGGGCACCGGGCAAGGTCGGGTTGGACTGA